Proteins from one Mugil cephalus isolate CIBA_MC_2020 chromosome 15, CIBA_Mcephalus_1.1, whole genome shotgun sequence genomic window:
- the rps6kb1a gene encoding ribosomal protein S6 kinase beta-1 isoform X1, whose translation MAGVFDIDLDQPDENVSDDELEDGGQLGEYMDQCSSFEFNMDDCEKFEISENSVNKGTEQIRPECFELLKVLGKGGYGKVFQVRKVSGATSGKIFAMKVLKKAMIVRNAKDTAHTKAERNILEEVKHPFIVDLIYAFQTGGKLYLILEYLSGGELFMQLEREGIFMEDTACFYLAEISMALGHLHQKGIIYRDLKPENIMLNNNGHVKLTDFGLCKESIHDGTVTHTFCGTIEYMAPEILMRSGHNRAVDWWSLGALMYDMLTGAPPFTGENRKKTIDKILKCKLSLPPYLTQEARDLLKKLLKRNASLRLGAGPGDAAEVQAHPFFRHINWDDLLARKVEPPFKPFLQSADDVSQFDSKFTSQTPVDSPDDSTLSESANQVFLGFTYVAPSVLENVKEKFSFEPKVRSPRKFPGSPRTPVSPLKFAGGDCWPRGPLATGSPSLLSPSSSVDQPMEVSSVEQMDTSGGGTSEASAPLPIRQPSGINAGPYKKQAYPMNSKRPEHLRMNL comes from the exons ATGGCCGGGGTTTTCGACATCGATTTGGATCAACCGGATGAGAATGTCTCTGACGACGAGCTGGAGGACGGG GGTCAGCTCGGTGAATACATGGACCAGTGCAGTAGCTTTGAATT tAACATGGATGACTGTGAGAAGTTTGAAATTTCAGAGAACAGCGTGAACAAGGGAACAGAGCAGATCAGGCCTGAATGCTTTGAGCTGCTGAAAGTTTTGGGAAAAGGTGGCTATGGAAAG GTGTTTCAAGTTCGGAAGGTGTCAGGTGCCACCTCTGGGAAGATCTTTGCCATGAAAGTTTTGAAGAAG GCCATGATTGTGCGCAACGCGAAGGACACGGCGCACACCAAAGCTGAGAGGAATATcttggaggaggtgaagcaTCCTTTCATCGTGGACCTCATCTATGCCTTCCAGACAGGCGGAAAACTGTACCTAATCCTGGAGTACCTGAGCG GAGGGGAGCTGTTTATGCAGCTGGAGAGAGAGGGCATCTTCATGGAAGACACAGCATG CTTCTACTTGGCTGAGATCTCGATGGCGCTGGGTCATCTGCACCAGAAAGGCATCATCTACCGAGACCTGAAGCCTGAGAACATCATGCTCAACAACAATG GACACGTGAAGCTGACCGACTTCGGTTTATGCAAAGAGTCCATCCACGACGGGACGGTCACACACACCTTCTGTGGCACCATTGAATACAT GGCTCCAGAGATTCTGATGAGGAGTGGACACAACCGTGCTGTGGACTGGTGGAGCCTGGGAGCGCTCATGTACGACATGCTGACAGGAGCA CCTCCGTTCACTGGTGAAAACCGTAAGAAGACCATTGACAAAATCTTGAAATGCAAACTCAGCCTTCCACCATACCTCACTCAAGAAGCCAGGGACCTCCTGAAAAAG ctgcTGAAACGAAACGCCTCATTGAGACTGGGGGCTGGACCGGGAGATGCTGCTGAGGTTCAG GCCCACCCATTCTTCCGGCATATAAATTGGGACGACCTCCTCGCTCGCAAAGTAGAGCCTCCGTTTAAACCGTTTTTG CAATCAGCTGATGACGTCAGCCAGTTCGACTCCAAGTTCACCAGCCAGACTCCAGTGGACAGCCCTGATGACTCCACGCTCAGCGAAAGTGCCAATCAAGTCTTCCTG GGTTTCACATATGTAGCCCCGTCCGTGCTTGAGAACGTCAAAGAGAAGTTCTCTTTCGAGCCAAAGGTCCGCTCGCCCCGAAAGTTCCCAGGAAGCCCGAGGACACCTGTGAG TCCGCTGAAGTTTGCTGGAGGGGACTGTTGGCCCCGGGGACCTTTAGCGACGGGCAGCCCGTCCTTGCTGTCCCCGAGCAGCTCTGTGGACCAACCCATGGAGGTGTCGAGCGTGGAGCAAATGGACACGAGCGGCGGCGGCACCTCCGAAGCTTCGGCCCCGCTCCCCATCAGGCAACCCTCAGGCATCAACGCGGGGCCCTACAAAAAGCAGGCCTACCCCATGAACTCCAAGCGGCCCGAACACCTCCGCATGAACCTATGA
- the rps6kb1a gene encoding ribosomal protein S6 kinase beta-1 isoform X2 → MKVLKKAMIVRNAKDTAHTKAERNILEEVKHPFIVDLIYAFQTGGKLYLILEYLSGGELFMQLEREGIFMEDTACFYLAEISMALGHLHQKGIIYRDLKPENIMLNNNGHVKLTDFGLCKESIHDGTVTHTFCGTIEYMAPEILMRSGHNRAVDWWSLGALMYDMLTGAPPFTGENRKKTIDKILKCKLSLPPYLTQEARDLLKKLLKRNASLRLGAGPGDAAEVQAHPFFRHINWDDLLARKVEPPFKPFLQSADDVSQFDSKFTSQTPVDSPDDSTLSESANQVFLGFTYVAPSVLENVKEKFSFEPKVRSPRKFPGSPRTPVSPLKFAGGDCWPRGPLATGSPSLLSPSSSVDQPMEVSSVEQMDTSGGGTSEASAPLPIRQPSGINAGPYKKQAYPMNSKRPEHLRMNL, encoded by the exons ATGAAAGTTTTGAAGAAG GCCATGATTGTGCGCAACGCGAAGGACACGGCGCACACCAAAGCTGAGAGGAATATcttggaggaggtgaagcaTCCTTTCATCGTGGACCTCATCTATGCCTTCCAGACAGGCGGAAAACTGTACCTAATCCTGGAGTACCTGAGCG GAGGGGAGCTGTTTATGCAGCTGGAGAGAGAGGGCATCTTCATGGAAGACACAGCATG CTTCTACTTGGCTGAGATCTCGATGGCGCTGGGTCATCTGCACCAGAAAGGCATCATCTACCGAGACCTGAAGCCTGAGAACATCATGCTCAACAACAATG GACACGTGAAGCTGACCGACTTCGGTTTATGCAAAGAGTCCATCCACGACGGGACGGTCACACACACCTTCTGTGGCACCATTGAATACAT GGCTCCAGAGATTCTGATGAGGAGTGGACACAACCGTGCTGTGGACTGGTGGAGCCTGGGAGCGCTCATGTACGACATGCTGACAGGAGCA CCTCCGTTCACTGGTGAAAACCGTAAGAAGACCATTGACAAAATCTTGAAATGCAAACTCAGCCTTCCACCATACCTCACTCAAGAAGCCAGGGACCTCCTGAAAAAG ctgcTGAAACGAAACGCCTCATTGAGACTGGGGGCTGGACCGGGAGATGCTGCTGAGGTTCAG GCCCACCCATTCTTCCGGCATATAAATTGGGACGACCTCCTCGCTCGCAAAGTAGAGCCTCCGTTTAAACCGTTTTTG CAATCAGCTGATGACGTCAGCCAGTTCGACTCCAAGTTCACCAGCCAGACTCCAGTGGACAGCCCTGATGACTCCACGCTCAGCGAAAGTGCCAATCAAGTCTTCCTG GGTTTCACATATGTAGCCCCGTCCGTGCTTGAGAACGTCAAAGAGAAGTTCTCTTTCGAGCCAAAGGTCCGCTCGCCCCGAAAGTTCCCAGGAAGCCCGAGGACACCTGTGAG TCCGCTGAAGTTTGCTGGAGGGGACTGTTGGCCCCGGGGACCTTTAGCGACGGGCAGCCCGTCCTTGCTGTCCCCGAGCAGCTCTGTGGACCAACCCATGGAGGTGTCGAGCGTGGAGCAAATGGACACGAGCGGCGGCGGCACCTCCGAAGCTTCGGCCCCGCTCCCCATCAGGCAACCCTCAGGCATCAACGCGGGGCCCTACAAAAAGCAGGCCTACCCCATGAACTCCAAGCGGCCCGAACACCTCCGCATGAACCTATGA
- the rnft1 gene encoding E3 ubiquitin-protein ligase RNFT1: MKLRVQTDRSDSRRTLKLREYPAVMQPNSSERADHAGNGLSLTLQPELLIRAPVTGAAAAVCPESGDVRVPMTGGPGESGGGASSRRSRVSSHGHSHSHGHSRAHHHSSSDPEHDPSDSDLDSGEPSTSLSELRCLFRWLQKSLPFLVILCAKLVIQHALGLAVGVGLFTTFLYVNTSIQTQVFLQDRHSKLQCVWLLVFLVSSTLLLYYTFLTETLYYCLIFLSPTIEPLGFWEILWVVGITNFIIKFLFMGIKCLILLVPSSLVTYRTQGRWLMLTEELGQVHQATAPAPLWFRYLVTYQETDGGPGLTLGILLALLYLILKLLGLYTQSSSLLKTVRVFLMGEHTGAAATRSQCSEAGDICPICQGEYREPRSLLCQHIFCDECIALWFNREKSCPLCRTVITEKVYKWRDGATSPHLQIY; the protein is encoded by the exons ATGAAACTCCGGGTGCAGACTGACAG GAGTGATTCCAGAAGAACCCTAAAGCTGAGAGAGTATCCGGCTGTAATGCAGCCAAATTCAAGTGAGCGGGCGGATCATGCAGGAAACGGTTTATCCCTGACTCTGCAACCAGAGCTTCTCATCAGGGCACCGGTCACCggtgccgccgccgccgtctgCCCCGAGAGCGGTGACGTGCGGGTGCCCATGACCGGCGGCCCCGGGGAGTCGGGTGGAGGCGCGTCGTCCAGGAGGTCCAGGGTCAGCTCCCACGGCCACTCGCATTCGCACGGGCACAGTCGGGCGCACCACCACTCCAGCTCAGATCCCGAGCACGACCCGTCCGACTCCGACCTGGACTCCGGAGAGCCCAGCACCTCCCTGTCCGAGCTCCGCTGCCTCTTCCGCTGGCTCCAGAAGAGTCTTCCTTTCCTCGTCATACTGTGTGCTAAGCTGGTCATCCAACATGCTCTTG GTTTAGCAGTTGGGGTCGGGCTCTTCACAACTTTTTTATATGTGAATACAAGCATTCAAACTCAAGTCTTTCTTCAG GACCGTCACTCAAAGCTGCAGTGCGTATGGCTGCTCGTCTTCCTGGTCTCTTCCACCCTCCTGCTTTACTACACGTTTCTCACTGAGACACTTTATTATTG CCTCATCTTCTTGAGTCCAACCATTGAGCCGCTGGGTTTCTGGGAGATTCTATGGGTCGTGGGCATCACCAATTTCATAATAAAGTTCCTCTTTATGGGAATTAAGTGCCTTATTTTGCTGGTGCCCTCTTCACTGGTGACCTACAGAACCCAG GGGCGCTGGCTGATGCTAACTGAAGAGCTCGGTCAAGTCCACCAGGCCACAGCACCTGCTCCACTGTGGTTCCGCTACCTGGTCACCTACCAGGAGACGGACGGCGGCCCTGGACTGACGCTGGGGATCCTCCTGGCTCTGCTCTACCTCATACTGAAG cttttagGATTGTACACACAGTCCTCATCTTTACTGAAAACTGTGAGGGTATTTCTGATGGGCGAG CATACAGGCGCAGCAGCCACAAGGAGTCAGTGCAGCGAGGCTGGAGACATCTGTCCCATCTGTCAGGGAGAGTACAGGGAGCCTCGGTCTCTGCTCTGTCAG CACATATTCTGTGACGAATGCATCGCTCTGTGGTTCAACCGGGAGAAGAGCTGCCCCCTCTGCCGCACGGTGATCACCGAGAAGGTCTACAAATGGAGGGACGGTGCCACATCTCCACACCTGCAGATTTACTGA